Part of the Caulobacter sp. SL161 genome is shown below.
TCTTCTTCTTCGGCTTGCCAAGCTGGTTGAAATAGAAATGAACCAGCCGAACGGCGGTGTCGTTCGCGGTCGATCCGCCCGTCGTGTAGAAGACATGGTTGAGATCACCCGGCGTAAGGGCGGCGATCTCTCCGGCCAGCAAGGCGGCGGGCTCATTGGTCGAATGCCCGAAGGTGTTGAAGTAGGCCAGGGTCGAAGCCTGCTGGGCCATCGCATCAGCGATCTCCTGGCGGCCATGACCCAGATTCACGCACCAAAGCCCGGCGATCGAGTCGAGATAGCCACGCCCATCACCGTCGAACACCGTCACGCCCGCGCTTCGCGAGATGACCTGACTGCCCGCAGGCCTAAAAGTGGCAAAGTCCGTATAGGGATGAATGAAGTGTTCGAGATCCTGACGCCAAGCGGCAGCGGCGCTGTTTGCGGTCATGAGTGACTCCTGGGAGGCGCGCTTCGCCTGTGGCGGCGGCCTCATGTTTTCTTGGAAACGGCGAGGTTTAGGCCCGTCCGGCGACCGCCAGCATGGACAGCAGGAGCACATTGGCTCCGGCGACCAGGTCTTCCGGTTTGGCGTTCTCGATCTCGTTGTGACTGACCCCGCCTTCGCAGGGCACAAAGATCATCGCCGTCGGCGCGACCTGAGCCAGGTGCAGGGCGTCGTGCCCGGCCCCGCTCACCATGCGCCGGGCTGACGCGCCGAGATTGAAGGCCGCGGCTTCGACCAAGCCCACCAGATGCTCGTCGAATGCGGTCGGCGGCATGTACCAGACGGTCTCCAGGCCGGCCTGCAGGCTGTGCTCGGCGGCGCTCTTGTCGATGAACGCCCGCAGCTCGGCCACCATGGCTTCCAGAGTCGCGGTGTCAGGGTGGCGGATGTCGATGGTCAGCGTCAGGCTTTCGGGCACCGTGTTGCGGGCGCCGGGCGTGGCCTTGATGTCGCCAATGGTTGCGCGGCCCCAAGGCGCGTTCGCCTCGGCGATGGCCAGGGCTTTGTTCACGATGGGGGCGGCCGCGCGCCACGGATCACGCCGCATCGACATCGGCGTGGGACCGGCGTGCGCCGACGCGCCCGTTAGTGTCAGATCGAACCAGTAGGCGCCTTGGATGCCGGTTACGACGCCGATCACGTCGCCCTCGTGCTCCAGGATCGGTCCCTGTTCGATATGGGTTTCGAACACTGCTGCGTAGCGCTGGCCGCCGACCGGCTGGTCGCCCTTGTAGCCGATCCGTTCGAGTTCTTCTCCGAACGCGAAGCCGTCCCGGTCGCGACGCGAATAGGCGAACTCCAGATCGTAGGCGCCGGAGAAGACGCCGGACCCCAGCATGGCGGGCGCGAACCGGCAGCCCTCTTCGTTCGTCCAACAGGCGACCTCGATCGGTCGATCAGTCTCGATCTGGTTTTCTTGCAGCACGCGCAAGACCTCAAGGCCGGCCAGCACGCCGTAGACGCCGTCAAACTTTCCGCCCGTGGCCTGCGTATCGAGATGGCTGCCGGTCAGGACCGGTTCGGCGGCGTCGTCGCGCCCGTGGCGTCGCGCGAAGATGTTTCCGACGGCGTCGATCCGTACGGAGCATCCTGCGGCCTTCGCCCAAGCGACAAAGAGATCGCGTCCCTGCCGATCCAAATCGGTCAGGGCCTGACGGTTGCAACCGCCCAGGGCGGTGGCGCCGATCTGGGCCATTTCCATCAATGACGCCCACAGACGATCGGCATTGATCCGAAGATTGCTGGTCACATGAACACTCGCGAAGGCGTTGTCGTTGGGCGCGCTGGTCCATAACGGTCGGCATGGCGGCGGCCCGCGCGGGGTACTGGCTTAAACTCCATCGGGCCGAGGATTTCGGCTCGATCTAGGGTGCATCGTACGCCCCAAACGAACGCCGATCTTGTACCTCAGAGGGGTTACTTGCCTCGCCCCCCGCCGTGAGACCAGCATGCAGGTGCAATAAAAAGAGCGCTTTGACTTGCACGGCTTGCTCGTAGCCAAGCGCCTGATCGTCGGTCGACGTTTGCTAATCTTCAAACGAGGGGGTTACTTTGAAAAGCAACACTAAGTTTCGCATAGCTCTACTGACGACAGCGCTTTCGGTTTCAGCGTCCCAAGCCTGGGCCCAAAGCACGACCGCCGCTGATTCCACGGTTATCGACGACATCGTCGTCACCGCGACGCGAACGTCAGAGCGCGCCTCGCGCGTGGCGGTCAGCGTCGCCGCCTTTGGCGAGGAGCA
Proteins encoded:
- a CDS encoding Zn-dependent hydrolase is translated as MTSNLRINADRLWASLMEMAQIGATALGGCNRQALTDLDRQGRDLFVAWAKAAGCSVRIDAVGNIFARRHGRDDAAEPVLTGSHLDTQATGGKFDGVYGVLAGLEVLRVLQENQIETDRPIEVACWTNEEGCRFAPAMLGSGVFSGAYDLEFAYSRRDRDGFAFGEELERIGYKGDQPVGGQRYAAVFETHIEQGPILEHEGDVIGVVTGIQGAYWFDLTLTGASAHAGPTPMSMRRDPWRAAAPIVNKALAIAEANAPWGRATIGDIKATPGARNTVPESLTLTIDIRHPDTATLEAMVAELRAFIDKSAAEHSLQAGLETVWYMPPTAFDEHLVGLVEAAAFNLGASARRMVSGAGHDALHLAQVAPTAMIFVPCEGGVSHNEIENAKPEDLVAGANVLLLSMLAVAGRA